The following are from one region of the Dermacentor albipictus isolate Rhodes 1998 colony chromosome 5, USDA_Dalb.pri_finalv2, whole genome shotgun sequence genome:
- the LOC139060353 gene encoding uncharacterized protein: MTATTTEGLEPIDITHPEGWEDYAERFQFFLEAQEVTDASKKRSTFPSRCGPATFQLARALLAPAQLKDTPFETTAPNESAAAYLAALRTTAQHCNFNDLDTVQRDQFVFGLQNDTVKRRLLAKKEVSFTSAVEEAVAAEAIAREASLASFQTTNAPRFEPVRQGTTTGDDGEQDTAKDVLRLRASPTQRQDTEILVGGPCASCGGPHERRLCRFRGAQCRECGKTGHILISSAGPGGSLAHFEMPDQARTQQFKTTPRTNISYCDDLAVTAMNEVSKPAKRKIHDFASVFDGTLGCYKGPPVQFALNPEVVPIHLKDKCSINKALQQHSYPVPAVTHLLASLSGGTVFAKLDLAQAYQQLPVTDESAEA; this comes from the exons ATGACGGCCACCACAACGGAGGGGCTCGAGCCTATCGACATCACTCACCCTGAAGGGTGGGAGGACTATGCAGAACGTTTCCAGTTCTTCCTCGAGGCGCAGGAAGTTACGGACGCCAGCAAAAAGAGATCAACATTCCCCAGCCGCTGCGGTCCCGCCACATTTCAATTAGCCAGGGCGCTCCTGGCACCGGCCCAGCTGAAGGATACACCGTTCGAAACCACC GCACCAAATGAGTCTGCCGCCGCCTACCTCGCTGCTCTTCGAACGACGGCACAGCACTGCAACTTCAACGACCTCGACACCGTGCAACGGGATCAATTCGTGTTCGGACTGCAGAACGACACGGTGAAGCGGCGACTACTGGCGAAAAAAGAGGTGTCTTTCACCAGTGCTGTCGAGGAAGCAGTCGCCGCTGAGGCCATTGCCCGGGAAGCCAGCCTAGCCTCGTTTCAAACCACCAACGCGCCGCGTTTCGAGCCCGTGCGTCAAGGGACGACGACTGGCGATGATGGCGAGCAAGACACCGCCAAAGATGTTCTTCGGTTACGTGCGAGCCCCACTCAGCGACAGGACACCGAGATATTGGTGGGCGGCCCCTGCGCCAGCTGTGGAGGCCCGCACGAACGCCGCCTCTGTCGGTTCCGTGGTGCCCAGTGCAGGGAATGTGGAAAAACCGGGCACATATTGATAAGCTCTGCCGGTCCCGGAGGCAGCTTAGCCCACTTCGAAATGCCAGACCAAGCCCGGACGCAACAATTCAAGACAACTCCACGCACAAACATTTCATACTGCGACGACTTGGCAGTTACTGCTATGAACGAAGTGTCTAAACCCGCCAAGAGGAAGATACAT GACTTTGCCTCTGTGTTCGACGGGACGCTGGGCTGCTACAAGGGACCGCCCGTGCAGTTTGCACTTAACCCTGAGGTTGTGCCTATCCACCTGAAAG ACAAGTGTAGCATCAACAAAGCCTTGCAGCAGCACTCGTATCCGGTACCAGCTGTCACCCACCTGCTGGCATCCCTCTCTGGTGGAACTGTCTTTGCGAAGCTAGACTTAGCACAGGCCTACCAACAGCTCCCAGTGACTGACGAATCTGCAGAGGCGTAG